The Candidatus Bathyarchaeia archaeon DNA segment TAGTGAATGACAAAGTCATATTCTCTATACGTATTGCGTCACAGTTAACGAGTATAACCTGCCCAGAGTCTTCTATTGTTGCGTTTGAAAAGTTCTCAAGATATGTCAATGGCTTGCCATTCACAGTATTATTTACAACTATATTGTTATAAGAATACCCATTTAGGAGACCGGAATTAACAAATATGTTTTCAGAAATAACATCATAATTTGTATGCCGAAGATCGATTCCTGCATTTTTGCAATTTTCAAAGTAATTTTTAGTTATATTAGCATTTGAGCTGTCAGGATGAAAAAAAATCCCGTATAAGCTATTTGTTATGTTATTTTCAGAGAACACATCAAAACTACCGCTTACCTCTAAACCCAATTCATTACTAGTTATACAGTTCTTAACAAAAAAGTTTCCTTCTCCCTGAGCAAATATACCTCCATAAAAATTTTCGATGTTCATATTTTTAATAGTCACGTTATTACATTGTTGAATTTGGATCCCAGTATACGAATTATAGATGATTGGCTCAATATGATGGTCTATGCCATCAAGAATAATGTTGGACCTTTCAATAACAATTCCGTCTCCAGGGCATACAATGTTATCTGTTAACGTGTATGTTATATTATCATAGGTTATTATTGGCGCATCGGGTGGGTCTATGCTTCCATCAGCCCTTATGTAGATTGTTCCACCAGTCCATTCGCCTTTAATAGGTTTAATTTCAACAGCAAATGTTAACATGCCAATAAACAACAAGGCTACCATTATTCCAGAAACTATCCACTTCAACATTTCACCCTCTCCTAACCCTAAAATAGTTTAATTTGAAAAATAACATTTACGGAGAAATCTTCTATAGTTATCTGTCCTGTAGTCTCTGTAAAATAAGTAAGATTAGCATGTAAGTTACATATTTCAAGACTATTGCATAGACATCTAGCTATTTAGGACTAGAAAAATGGAAGATTTAAGAATTAGAAAAAGAAGGGTTAGTTGCTTATTGTTTGTTCGAGTTCTGTTAATGCTTTGAATGTTCGGTCTCTGAGCTCTGTTAGTTTTGGGCTCCAGTAGTGTTTAATGAATATTGATGTTAGTATTCTGCCTTGTAATAGGTTAATTTCTGCTTCTAAGATTCCATGCTGCAACATGTAGGTCCCAAAATAATCTCTCAGCTCGTTTATTCTCATTCTGACATTCTTACGTTCTAGCTTTTTACGAATAGCATTATAGCTTACTGGTTGACAATTACATATTTGTTTGATTAGTTCCTCTGGAATGAATGAAATAAAGCAATTCTTGGTTCTACGGATAAAGTCTTTGGGATACTTGAAGTGTAGCAAGCAGTTTAGGTTTTTGTCATAGTATCCGTTCAATAATTTTTTGTTGTTTAGTTCTATTATTCTATTGAAGCTTGTGACAGCCTCTTGTTTTCGTAATCCCGAGTATAGACAAAATTTTAGGAATGTGTTTTCTCTATCACTAAGGATAGGTCGAACTTCACTTACCCATTCCAGAACTTCATTACCATTACTGTTAGTGTTTAGAATTCTAAGGAATGAAGTAAAACTATCTTGTCTAAGTATTTTAACTCCATGATCAAGTAATCTTTGTTTAAATTGCTGATGCATTCCCAGAAACTTGGATAAGACAATTAAAGCCTTAACAACTGTTGATTTAGTCGAATCTTTCAGAAAGTCTATTTGCTTAAGATTACCATAAAGTAAATGATGATATTTCCTAGCATAACAGTATGTAGTGGCAGTATATTGTTTAGAATACTTAGCTTTTAACCAATCTCTAAAGTAGTTCCAATCTATATAAATATTAACGTCAAGCGGATGTCCTAACCGAGCTAGACTACCGGCCCGTTTCGGTATTCTCTATTTGATTAGGGTTCTTTTAAAATAGGTTTTCGGTTAATAAGAAGGCTACTCAGCAAGTAAACATTTTAAGATGTAAAAAGGATTAAATGAGCGTATAATAATGCCGGGATGGCGGAGTGGATAACGCGCAGGCCTTGAGAGCCTGTGGACCCTTTGGGTCCGCATGGGTTCGAATCCCATTCCCGGCGCCAAATGTTTCATCTGAGATTTTGATGTTTTTAGGATGATTTTTATTTTTAGTCGTTTAGAAACAAGAAAGTTTCAGGCGTTCTTTGAAGCTTTCACTCAAGCATAAGTCAATTTTACGCTAAGTTTATTAACAAGACATATTAATTTCAGACGGTTTAAAATTAAAAGAACCAGAAGGGATATGCATGGAATGGTTCCTTATAACTCCATTAGCTGGATTGGCTTCTGTTGCTCTTGCGGCTTATCTTTACCGTTATGTTAGCAACCAAGAAAGTGGCACAGAAAAGATGGAGGCAATAGCTAGCGCAATAAAAGAAGGAGCAAAGGCATACTTAAGAAGACAAAACTTGACTCTCACAATATTTGTTTTGGCCATGGCGACAGTGCTTGGAATACTTTTCGGCATAACCCAAAGCACATTTCATGGAGCAAGCATTGCAATAGCGTACTTGTTTGGCTCCTTATGCACAGCAATAGCCTCTTACGCTGGAATGATGGCAGCAGTCAAAGCAAACGTGAAAACAGCAAACGCCGCAAAATCCGGCTTGAAAAAAGCTTTTCCAGTGGCATTTTTCGGAGGCGCAGTAATGGGTCTAGCGACAGTAGGTTTAGCTCTCCTCGGAATAAGCCTACTATTTTACATTTACCATGTAGTTCTAGGCTGGACTGAAGGAGAAGCCGCAAACATCGTATTAGGCTTCAGTTTCGGAGCCAGCGCGCTGGCACTTTTTGCAAAAGCAGGAGGCGGCATCTACACAAAAACAGCAGACATAAGCGCCGACCTTGTGGGAAAAGTGGAATTAGGGATTCCCGAAGATGACCCAAGAAATCCAGCTGTAATTGCAGACAACGTTGGCGACAACGTCGGTGACGTCGCGGGCATGGGTGCAGATTTGATCGACTCCTATATTGCAAGCGTTATCGCAGCAGTAATTATTGGCGCTGAAATTGGAGGCGGAATCTTTGCAACACTTCCACTTTTGATAGCAGCCGTAGGAGTTTTCGCGTCGATAGTTGGAGCCCTTTTTGTGAAAGTTACTGTGGCTAACAATCCAGGAGCTGCATTGAACAGAGGAACTTTCTCAACATGCTTATTCTTTGCAATCTTCCTTCTGATTATTACGTATTTTTCAGGGTTAAGCGGAAATATGTGGCTTGGCGTTTTTCTTCCAACATTAGCTGGATTAATAGCAGGAATGATAATTGGAATCACAACGGATTACTTCACTTCAATCGACAGAGCACCAACACAGAAAGTCGCTTCTGCTTCCACCAGCGGAGCAGCAATAAACATACTGACGGGATTTTCTTACGGAATAATGAGCATCGTCCCGCCGGTGATCGGCATCTGCGCCGCAACTTTAGCTTCATGGTATCTCGCAAGCGCTTTTGGAGTCGAACCCTTCTACGGAATCGCTGTCTCAGCTCTTGGAATGCTTTCAATTGTCGGAATGATAATATCCGCTGACGCTTACGGACCAATTTCTGACAACGCAAAAGGCATAGCTGAACAATCAGGGTTAGGCGAAGAAGTTATAGAAGTTGCTGACAAGCTTGACGCTGCAGGCAATACGTCAAAAGCAATAACGAAGGGTTTCGCAATAGGAGCTGCAGCCTTAACGGTTCTCGCGCTTTTCCATGGTTACCTAACACTTGTAGATATTCCAACATTAGATTTAATGAAACCAGAAGTGGTTGTAGGCATTTTCACTGGAGCAATGATGCCGCCTTTGCTTTCGGCAATGCTAATCTTAGCCGTTGGAAAAAATGCTGGAAGAATGGTTGAAGAAATTCGACGCCAATTTAAGGAAATTCCAGGACTTATGGAAGGAAAAGCAAAACCAGACTATGCCAAATGCGTTGACATCGCCACTAAAGGCGCCTTGAAAGAGCTCATACTGCCTTGCGCTTTAGCAATAATAGCCCCGATAGTAGTTGTGTTAATTTTGGGAAAAGAAGCACTTGCGGGATTCTTGGCTGGAAGCATCATTACAGGAATAATATTCGCTTTGCTCATGGCAAATTCTGGCGGAGCATGGGACAACGCCAAAAAATACATTGAAGCTGGAGCTTTCGGTGGGAAAGGCTCAGAAGCCCACAAAGCGGCAGTCACAGGCGACACGGTTGGCGACCCCTTTAAAGATACAGCTGGGCCTTCATTAAATACAATGATTACAGTGATGTCCCTGGTCGCATCAGTTTTCGCTCCCTTAATCTTACTATTGATACATTAGAAAGAAAGGTGTTAAGCGACGCACAATTTTTTTATAGTGATGCCCGCGTCTATTCATAGTCACAACCAAACCGAGAGGTGTAAATCACGTCAAAACCGCTACATGCCACAGAAATCGATGAAGCTATGCGTCTTCTAAATGTGAACCGTGAAGGCTTAACTTCTCAAGAAGCGCAGGAAAGACTGAAAAAATATGGATACAACGAACTGAAGGAGAAGAAAAGAAAAACTGCGCTTCAAATGTTTTTGAGTGAGTTTAAAGACATATTCATATTACTTCTTATAGCTGCGGCAATTTTCTCTGCGATAGTCGGCTATTACGAGTTGCAACGACCTTTAATGCCCGGCGAATTACCTAAGGAACCTCTTGAAGAGTATGCCGACTCAATTGTTATAGCCATAATAGTAGTCTTGGTTGCTGTAGCTGGCTTTGTTCAAGAATATCGAGCAGAAAAAGCGTTAGAAGCATTGAAAAAACTTGCAGCACCTAAAGCTCGCGTACTACGTCAAGATAAAGAGATGATTATTCCAGCACGCGAGGTTGTTCCCGGAGACATTTTGGTTTTGGAAGCAGGAGACTTGGTGCCAGCTGACGCTAGGTTAATAGAAAGCATTGAAATGAAAGCCGACGAGGCAATTTTAACTGGAGAATCAACACCCGTAAATAAAGATGCAACAGCCGTGTTAACGCCTGACACACCAGTTGGCGAAAGACGTAACATGGTTTTCACAGCCACACACATCATTTATGGAAGAGGCAAAGCGGTGGTTACAGCCACTGGAATGCAAACTGAATTTGGAAAGATTGCAGAGCTTGTTCAAGAAGCTGAGGAAGAAGAAACTCCGCTGCAAAGAAAACTTGACAATTTTGCGAAAAAAATCGCAAAAGTAGTCGTCGCTGTTTGTGCGTTAATTTTTGCTTTAGAAGCTTTTGAGGTAGCCTCTATCGCGTGGCATGGCAGCGGACCAGTACAACTTGAAGGCTTTATTGGAGCGTTTATGTCGTCAATTTCGCTCGCAGTTTCTGCAGTGCCGGAAGGATTACCGGCTATAGTGACTATAAGCCTCGCTCTTGGCGCAAGAGAATTTGCTAAGCGCAACGCTATAATTAGGAAACTCTCCGCGGCAGAAGGTTTAGGCGCAGTTACAGTCATCTGCTCAGACAAAACTGGAACCCTAACCAAGGGAGAGATGACTGTTCGAAGATTGTATGTGCACGACAGATTTGTTGAAGTTTCGGGTGTTGGTTACGAGCCGAAAGGCGAATTTCAACAAGAAAACAAACCCGTTGACCCCACAAATGATGTGGAAATTTCAACGCTTCTAAAGATAGGCGCGTTATGCAATAACGCGCAACTTTCGCAGAATGATAACGGATTATGGACGATTGTAGGTGACCCAACAGAAGGCTCCCTAATTGTCACTTCCACAAAAGCGGGCTTCACCCAAAAAACATTGACAGAACAGTATCCACGCATAAGCGAGATTCCCTTCACTTCAGAAAGAAAACGCATGACAACCGTCCACTTAACGCCGGAAAAAGAGAAAGTTGCATTTATGAAAGGTGCTCCCGAAATAGTTCTTGAAAAATGCAGTTACATTCTTGAAGACAGTGAAGAAAAGAAATTAACCGCAGCTAAGCGGAAGAAAATTTTAGAAGTAAATGAGGAAATGGCAAGCTCAGCATTACGTGTCTTAGCCATGGCATACAAGCGACTACCCGCTGAGCTTAATGAGTTTAACGAGAAGACAATTGAAGAAGGCTTGGTTTTCGTTGGTTTAGAAGGAATGATTGACCCACCGCGCGAAGAAGCAATCGAAGCCAACAAGAAATGCGAAAGAGCCGGAATAAAGACTGTAATGATAACTGGTGACCACAAACTCACGGCTGTAGCGGTAGCGAAAGAAATCGGAATGATGAAAGAAGATAGTATAGTTCTCACTGGTGCAGAGTTAGATGCTATGAGCGACCAAGATTTCGAAAAAATCGTAGAAAACGTTGCCGTGTACGCGAGAGTTTCGCCAGAGCATAAGTTGAAAATTGTGAAAGCCTTGAAGGCTAAAGGACACATTGTAGCGATGACTGGCGACGGCGTCAACGACGCACCAGCAGTTAAAGCTGCAGACATAGGCGTTTCAATGGGCATATCGGGCACTGATGTTACCCGTGAAGCCTCAGACCTTGTGCTTACAGACGACAACTTCGCAACTATAGTGAAAGCTGTTGAGCAGGGAAGGGTAATCTATGATAACATTCGCAAATACGCGCGATTCTTAATCGCCTGCAACTTTGACGAATTACTTGTCATCGGGTCATTCGCTATTTTAGGAGGCATATTCAGCCCTGAACAGTTTCCGTTGCCTCTGCTTCCGGCAATGATTTTGTGGATAAACCTTGTCACCGACGGCGCACCAGCAGTAGCGCTAGCCACAGACCCACCAGATGTGGATGTTATGGACCGAAAGCCTCGCAAGCCAGAAGAAGGAATATTGCATGGAATGGGTCGCTTTGTTATAGCGTCGTTCATACTGCAAGCTACTGGAACAATTCTAGTTTTTTGTCTCGAATATTACGTGTGGCCAGCTCACGGATTTGGAACAGAAGAAACTCTGCGAGAAGCGAGAACAACGGCTTTCGTGCAAGCTGCGATGTTCGAGTTGTTTGTTGTTTGGAACTGCCGCTCTGAAACTCGAAGTGTGTGGAGGATGGGGAAAGATGCGTTCAAGAACAAGTTCTTTGTGATAGCCGAAATTGTCTCAATAGCTGCTACTATAGGCATAACTTACATTCCGATAACAGCGAAAATGTTTGGGTTATCACCACTAAGCCCAACAGATCTAGCCTACGTAATAGGAGTAGCCAGTTGGGGACTCTTCATCCTTCCAGAATTCTTAATGAACAAAAAAATCTGGAAATGGAAATAATCGTTTAGAAAAGCTTATATGAAAAGGCGTTTCAAAAAACGTTCCACAATCAACATACATAAAAAGACGTGAACAACATGAACGAAAAATCAGCAAACCCAGCACCACTCGGACTATTAGGCTTCGGAATGACAACCGTTCTCCTAAACTTCGTCCACAATGCCCGCTTAGGCCCAATCGACAGCATGATTCTTGGAATGGGCATATTCTACGGCGGTTTAGCGCAGATTATTGCGGGTATATTAGAATATAAAAAGGGCAACACGTTTGGAACAACAGCATTCACATCCTACGGACTCTTTTGGCTATCTTTCGTAACTCTAAACTGGCTAGGAACGACAAGCGTAGCCACCAGAGGAATCTGGCCATTCACATCCTACGCTCCATACTTGTCAGGTTACAATACACCTTGGTTCGTTAGCCAAGAAGCGTTTATGGCTTATTTCCTAATGTGGGGAATATTCACGTTCGTGATGTTCTTTGGCACTCTGAAAACCAACCGTGCCCTACAATTTGTCTTCATGAGCCTTGCAATACTCTTCTTTCTACTCGCAGCGAAATCAGCAGTCCTCGCTTACACAACAATATCGCCCACAGACCCACAAATAGAACTGTTCACCCGTATAATCGGAGCTGAAGGTATCATTTGCGGCTTCAGTGCAGTTTATCTAGCATTGGCAGAAGTATTAAACGAAGCACATGGAAAAACAGTATTACCAATTTGTCCAGTAACTCAATAATCGCCTCCCACCATTTTTTACCAAAAAATAAAAGCTAGTGCAAAATTAAATCTGAAAGTCAAACAACAATAATTCCCTCTTAAAAGAACCTAAATGCATATATACGATAACAAATTTTCCTAAAAAGAAAACCAAGTAACCAAAACCATAAAAGGTGTGAAATAAAATGTCCAAAGAATCAATAGAAGTTTACAAAGAATTCGAAGCTGACATAATCCCACCCAGTTGGAAAGACAGAGTCTGGAACAAAAAGGACTTCAAAGAATGGTACGAAAACACAGTAAAAGACAAAAAGGCAAAGGAAGAATGGTGGGAAAAATGGGCAAACGAGATTTTCTGGTTCAAAAAGTGGAACAAAGTATTAGACGATAGCAACCCGCCATTCTATAGGTGGTTTGTCGGCGGCGAAACTAATCTGGCGTACTTAGCCACAGACTGGCAACTAGCACAGGGCAGAAAAAACAAGTTAGCTCTGATATGGGAAGGAGAGCCATGGGACGACGCATTGCAGCAGTCAAAGGAAGTTAGAAAATTCACATATTATGATATTCACAGAATATCAAACGTTATTAGCTACGCTTTGAAGGAGAAATTAAAGGTCAAAAAGGGAGAAATTCTCACATTCTATCTTCCGATGATTCCAGAACTCCCATTCTACATGCTCGCCGCACAAAGATTAGGAGCAAAACACAGCATAGTTTACAGTGGATTCAGCGCAGACGCACTAGCCACTAGAGCAATAGACGGTGGCGCCAGAATCATAGTTACGGCAGACGGGTTCTATAGAAGAGGACGAATAATAAGCTTGAAACCCATCGTCGACGAAGCCGTAAAAATATGCGCACAAAACGGATGCAAAATCGAAAAAGTCATCGTAGTCAAAAGAACAGGACAAGACATTCCATGGAATAATGACGTTGACGTTTGGCATCACGAATTCATCAAAGATGTGCCACAGAATGTAAACATTCCAGTCGAAAAATGCGGCTCAGAAGATTTCTCCTATATACTCTACACATCAGGCACGACCGCCGCTCCAAAAGGAGCGCAACATTCTATAGGTGGCTATGCAGTCGCTCTGTACACTACGATGAAGCTCATATTCGATGTGCGCGAAGATGACATTTACTGGTGCACAGCGGACATCGGATGGGTTACCGGCCATTCATACATTGTTTATGGACCACTCATGGCGGGTTTGACATCAGTAATGTATGAAGGAGCCCCAGACTGTCCGGGACCAGACAGATGGTGGAACATAATCCAGCGATATGGCGTAACAATCTTCTACACTACGCCAACAGCGATCAGAATGCTAATGAAATTCCCAGAAGAGCTTGTCAGAAAATACGATTTATCAACAGTAAGAATCTGCCATTCCGTTGGTGAACCAATCAACCCAGAAGCATTCAAATGGTATTACAAAAACATCGGCAGAGAAGACATAGTCGCATCAAGCACATGGTGGATGACAGAAACAGGACAAATGCTCACAGGACACTTCCCTGGGTTAGGAAAAATATTCCCACTCAAACCGGGAACAAACGGCTATCCCATACCAGGAGTTACAATGGAAGTTCTCGACGACGACGGAAATCCATGCAAACCCGGAGTGAGAGGATATTTAGCCATAACTTCACCATGGCCAGGAATGCTCATGACACTTTACAAAAACCCACAGAGATACATAGACGTTTATTGGTCAAGATTCAAGGGTAAAATGTACTTCTACACTGGAGACTTCGCTATCAAAGACCAAGATGGATACATATGGGTGCTGGGAAGAGCTGACGACGTTCTCAAAGTTGCAGGTCACAGAATCGGAACAGCAGAAATCGAATCGGCAATGATTAAACATCCAGCCGTAGCAGAATCGGCATGTGTCGGCAAAGAAGATCCAGTAAAAGGGCAAACACCATTTATTTTCACAGTGCTCAAACAAGGATATTCTCCAAGCCAAGAACTTGCAAACGAGCTAAAAATGCATTTAAGAAGCACTATTGGTCCACTCGTAGCATCAGACACCACAATAGCCTTTGTCGACTCCGTTCCCAAAACAAGAAGCGGCAAGATCATGAGACGTTTATTAAAAGCGATAATTGCAGGAGCAACTCTCGGAGACGTCAGCACATTAGAAGATGGAGTAGCAGTGGAAGAAGCAAAGAAAGCCTATGAATCGGTAAAAGCAGCTCTCGAACGCAAATGAAAGAAAAACTGCCTAACAACTAAACATCAAACTTCGAGTTTCAAAATTTTTCTTAATTCTACTTCTCAAAATCCACAATAGTAAGTGCTAAGATATTTCTAATGTCGCAATGGAAAGTTCACTGTCAAACGGCTGTATCCTAAACCCCTTTTTGGTGCACATGTTAATCATTTTAGAGTTGTCTGAGATTACGTAACCAAATATCGTTTTTAACTTCATATCTCTGCCAATTTCAATAATACAATCAAGCAGTTTGGAACCAAGCCCAAGTCCTTGCCATTGGTCACCTACCACAACGGCAAACTCTCCACGTTTTCCACCAGGCTCCAAAGTGAGCAAAGCAACGCCAATTATGCTTCTTTTGTCTTTCTGCATCTCCGCAACAATGGCAATCTCACGGTCATAATCTATATTACAATAACGCGTTAAGGTTTTATGAGGAACCTCTTTGAAAACTTGGAAAAATCGAAGACGCATCGTTTCTTCAGACAGAGAGCAATAAAGTTCGTTTAAGAGAGCCTCGTCTTCAGGCTTTATTGGACGAAGAACCACGGAGGTTCCATCTTTTAACGTCCACTGAGTAACGTATTTCTTAGGGTAGGGAGCTATCACGAGATGTTCGTGAGGCTGAATTTCATGCAGCATTTTTTCAGTTTCTATAACTATTCTGGCATCAACAGCTACAGCACTATTCTCATCGACAAGTAAAGGATTCACATCAATCTCCTTTATCTCCGGAAAATCCATAACAAGCTGTGAAAACTTCACTAAAATCTCCTCGAGAAGTTTAAAATTGGGACGAAAACCGCTTGACTCAGAAAACTGGTAAATTTTAGTTTTCTCTATAAGTCGTCTTGCAAGAACTTGGTTTAATGGCGGAAGCCCTATGCTTATATCTTGCAATAGCTCTGTCGCCACACCACCCATTCCAAAAACTATTACGGAGCCAAACTGAGGATCTTTCTTAGAGCCAATAAGCAGTTCGTATCCTCTTTTTCGAACCATGGGCTGGATTACGACGCCTTGAAATTCGGCTTCAGGGCTATAGCTTTTTACTTTTTGCGCTAATTCGTCAAAAAACATTTTGACTTCTGCTGGTGACCAAACATTGAGTATAACGCTTTCAGCTTTGGATTTGTGGGTTATTTGTGGCGAAAGGGCTTTCATGACAACTGGGTATCCTAACGCAGAAGCCACAGCTTCAGCTTCTTCCGGAGTCTTTGCAGTCATAGTTTTTATTGTGGGAATCTGATACGCCTCGAGAAACTGAAGAGACTCTGGTTGAGTCAAAACCTTTCGTCCTTCGCTAAAAGCTCTTCGCAAAATCTCTTTGAGAAAGGCGGGAACAGTTAACTCGATGGAAAGCTCTTCTGGAGTTTGATAGAGAAGCTCCAAGTTTTGAGTATAGCTATACATGTACATGAACGTAGAAACAGCCTGCTCTGGCGTACTAAACGCTGGAATATTGTTCTTTTGCAGCAGCTGCCTAGCCCTTCGACAGTCACCTTCACCTGTAAACGACGTAAGAACCGGCTTTGTGGTTTGTTTTGAAAGCTCAATTATCATTCTTGCTGTTGCAAGAGGGTTAGCCGCCCCTTGAGGAGTATACACAATCAAGAAGCCATCACTATTAGGATCTTTAAAACATATTTCCATAACCTTCCTAAACCTGTCCACGGTGGCTTCTTCCAAAATGTCAATGGGATTTGCCACACGACAATATAAAGGCAAAACATTCCGCAAAGCCTGAACAGTTTCACTGCTTAACTTTGAAAGACGCCCACCACGCGCAATGAGACAATCAGTTGCAATTATGCTCGGTCCACCAGCATTAGTGATTATTGTAAGATTTGGTCCTTTTGGATTTGATTGCATCGCCAAAGCTTCTGCACAGCTAAAGAGATCATTTATCGCTTCAACACGAACAATTCCAGCGCGTCTAAAAGCAGCATCGTAAATTGCATCTTCTCC contains these protein-coding regions:
- a CDS encoding bifunctional acetate--CoA ligase family protein/GNAT family N-acetyltransferase; this translates as MGTENLDKIFNPKRIAVIGASDEEGSVGARLIQNLVGVGYTGVVYPVNPFRPTVQGITAYPSVTKIPWQIDLAVIATPAHTVPQIVEECGKAGVAGAIIISAGFRETGKEGEALENQILELKNKYSMRIIGPNSLGIMRPKIKLNATFANKTAMPGRIAFISQSAALCASVLDWAAEANIGFSAVVSTGSMIDVDLGDLIDYFGNDVQTRSIILYIECVTDARKFMSASRGFARAKPIVVVKAGRFPESAEATVSHIGALCGEDAIYDAAFRRAGIVRVEAINDLFSCAEALAMQSNPKGPNLTIITNAGGPSIIATDCLIARGGRLSKLSSETVQALRNVLPLYCRVANPIDILEEATVDRFRKVMEICFKDPNSDGFLIVYTPQGAANPLATARMIIELSKQTTKPVLTSFTGEGDCRRARQLLQKNNIPAFSTPEQAVSTFMYMYSYTQNLELLYQTPEELSIELTVPAFLKEILRRAFSEGRKVLTQPESLQFLEAYQIPTIKTMTAKTPEEAEAVASALGYPVVMKALSPQITHKSKAESVILNVWSPAEVKMFFDELAQKVKSYSPEAEFQGVVIQPMVRKRGYELLIGSKKDPQFGSVIVFGMGGVATELLQDISIGLPPLNQVLARRLIEKTKIYQFSESSGFRPNFKLLEEILVKFSQLVMDFPEIKEIDVNPLLVDENSAVAVDARIVIETEKMLHEIQPHEHLVIAPYPKKYVTQWTLKDGTSVVLRPIKPEDEALLNELYCSLSEETMRLRFFQVFKEVPHKTLTRYCNIDYDREIAIVAEMQKDKRSIIGVALLTLEPGGKRGEFAVVVGDQWQGLGLGSKLLDCIIEIGRDMKLKTIFGYVISDNSKMINMCTKKGFRIQPFDSELSIATLEIS